One stretch of Rhipicephalus sanguineus isolate Rsan-2018 chromosome 10, BIME_Rsan_1.4, whole genome shotgun sequence DNA includes these proteins:
- the LOC125760067 gene encoding uncharacterized protein LOC125760067 produces MNMVPSAPLVFSNFDAFKSSFGPNSDSDFTLVNVNIRSLRKYWEEFKRLAEDANTYVDVFVLTEINVPDAILHLFVLKGFTAKFLTRELRRGGGIAVFVNDKYTVSEVNVSFTHAEVFTLKLCSLHICLTLLAIYRPPSNSVSRFILELEAVMKRFSCEETFCITGDLNIDILCPGKIQVSDYLSSLSAFGLENTITAFTREEVVSGQIKRSCLDHIAVRAPNHTLSSCVITQRLADHYFTSCRFSSKILPSASCYLKADSSRKEMRVTVIDQRKLDSLIKEFDWSSLIISGSPGEVYDRFCSKMRSLQHSCTRIARAKQRRSHNWLSPDILEAIADRDLLWKRFKRSPGNEELGINYRIARNKVVALIRSARRRYFHHQFQLSARNPARMWSLINHFRAKENSDAKPTDAFTGDPEHTADLFNRHFANVSGGLSSVPKGRSRLNNSTPASAFLPTLTIDELARIISGFKRQKPAGIDGISVSLLQRNLEALSEILLFMLNGFLETASLPSDLKTAIVKPLFKVWFCRRSWHY; encoded by the exons ATGAATATGGTTCCATCTGCTCCACTTGTATTTTCCAACTTTGATGCCTTTAAGAGCAGCTTCGGTCCTAACTCTGATTCAGATTTTACTTTGGTTAACGTAAATATTCGCAGCCTGCGCAAATACTGGGAGGAGTTCAAAAGATTAGCAGAAGACGCCAACACTTACGTGGATGTTTTTGTACTCACTGAAATTAACGTTCCAGATGCAATCCTGCATTTATTTGTGCTGAAAGGTTTCACCGCTAAATTCTTGACTCGAGAGCTCCGTAGAGGTGGTGGTATTGCTGTTTTTGTGAATGATAAGTATACTGTTTCTGAAGTTAACGTTAGTTTCACCCATGCTGAAGTTTTTACTTTGAAGTTGTGTTCCCTCCATATATGTCTTACTTTGTTAGCAATCTACCGCCCCCCTAGCAATAGTGTCAGTCGCTTTATTCTAGAACTAGAAGCTGTCATGAAGCGTTTTAGCTGTGAAGAAACATTTTGCATCAcgggtgacttgaacattgatatTTTATGTCCAGGAAAAATCCAAGTGTCTGATTATCTTTCATCTCTGTCAGCTTTTGGCCTGGAAAACACAATTACAGCTTTTACACGAGAAGAAGTTGTAAGCGGTCAAATAAAACGCTCTTGTTTGGACCATATAGCAGTACGAGCGCCGAATCACACTCTGAGCTCCTGTGTCATAACGCAACGCTTAGCAGATCATTATTttacttcctgccgtttttcttCGAAAATACTGCCTTCTGCCTCTTGCTATTTGAAAGCGGACAGTTCCCGTAAAGAAATGCGTGTGACAGTTATTGATCAACGCAAATTGGACTCGTTAATTAAAGAGTTCGATTGGTCTTCTCTTATTATTTCTGGTTCTCCTGGGGAAGTATATGATAGGTTTTGCTCGAAAATGCGTAGTCTGCAACATTCTTGTACTCGTATTGCTAGGGCTAAGCAAAGACGTAGTCACAATTGGCTGTCGCCAGACATTTTGGAAGCAATTGCTGACAGAGACTTGCTTTGGAAACGGTTTAAACGCTCCCCTGGTAATGAAGAACTAGGTATCAACTACAGAATCGCAAGGAATAAAGTGGTTGCCCTTATCCGATCCGCAAGACGACGATACTTCCATCATCAGTTTCAGTTATCTGCCAGAAACCCGGCGCGGATGTGGTCACTGATAAACCACTTTCGAGCTAAAGAAAATAGCGATGCTAAACCTACTGATGCGTTTACTGGTGACCCTGAGCATACAGCTGATCTTTTCAATCGCCACTTCGCAAATGTGTCTGGTGGACTTTCTTCGGTGCCGAAAGGCCGTTCTCGTTTAAATAATTCAACACCTGCCTCCGCCTTCCTTCCGACTTTAACAATAGACGAACTCGCTAGAATAATTTCCGGCTTCAAAAGGCAGAAACCAGCAGGTATTGACGGTATCTCTGTATCTTTACTGCAGCGGAATCTGGAAGCACTATCAGAGATTCTGCTTTTCATGCTTAATGGATTCCTGGAGACAGCTTCTCTGCCATCAGACTTAAAAACAGCAATTGTAAAGCCCCTATTTAAAG TTTGGTTTTGTCGCAGGTCGTGGCACTACTGA